GCCCCTACATGCCTATTTGTGAAATCTAAAATAGTATTACCTTCGATAAGGTTAAACAAAAATCAAAAACCTAAATAGGATGAAAAAACTTTTTGCCATCACGCTGGGATTGTTATTTGCGGTTTCGCTTTTTGCCCAGCCAAGTGCGAAAATTAACCTTGCACTAAATCTCGAGGTTGGAAAAACATACACCCTCAACCAGAAATCGACCCAAGACATTTCGCAGTTAATTATGGGAACAGAGCAGAATATTAAAACTGAAATTTCCGGGGTAAATACCTTTTTGGTAAAGGCTATGAGCGATTCTGGCTATACTGTGGAGTTGAGGTTTAAAAAAATGTTGTTCAAGATGACCTCAGCCATGATTAACATGGAGTTTAACTCGGAAAAACCCGTTGGCGAGGATGACATGTTTGGTCAGGTTATGCTCAGCTTTGTTAAGAATCCCTACACCATGGTTCTTTCCAAAACTGGCGAGGTTTTAGCTGTAAATGGGGTTGACGAGGCCATCGACAAAACTGTAAATGACCTTGACGTTCCCGATATGAGTAAGATGCAGATTAAGGCGAGCGTTAAAAATTCATTCGGTTCTGAAACGCTAAAGAGCAGCTTTGAAATTATTATGCGCTGTTATCCTGAGCAACCTGTGGCCGTTGGGGATACTTGGGAAAATACCGTTGACCTAAAAATGTTGGGGCGAACAATAAAGAATAACAGCTGGACGCTTAAAGCAATTGATGACGGTGAGGCAACCGTTCTGGGAAATGCAAAAATGGAGGCGGCAACATCCGATAAGCCTATCGTAATAAACGGGATGAATGCCCGTGCTAATTTAACTGGCACAGAGCAATCCACCTTTAAGCTAGATGTGAATACGGGCTGGATTACCACGGCAACTTCAACCTCCACCTACGAGGGCACCTTGGTAATTGAAAAGAATGCGCAGCTGCCCAACGACCTTGAAATTCCAATGAAGTTTACAACCATAAATAATTTCACGGCTACGGAGTAGTATCCAATGCCAAGAGTGTGATATGTAGAAAGGGGGCTTTTGCCCCCTTTCGTTATTTCGTCGTTTCTGTGGTAAATGCTGGTTGAACTCCGTGGCTATTCGAATTAAACCTTGAAGAGGATTAGTCTAGAGGCGCACGACCGTGCGTCTCTACACAATATTTGTTTGTCGATATTCTTTAACTTCTCTGACTTCCCTTTCGTGATTGCGGTGCTCGTTATGTGTGGTTCATTGAATAACGGGCGAGTGCGCACCGTCGCGCTTGGTGGGGGTTGACCCATGGCTAAAGCCATGGACTATCTCCTTTCTAGGGTTGTTCATTGGACGAAAAATATTTCGCCCCTACGGTTGGTGGAATTCTTTAACTTCTCTGACTTCTTCTAACTTCCTTTATCTTCTTCTTTAAATACTCATCAATGGCTTTGGCTGCGGTTCGACCTGCGCCCATGGCAAGAATAACCGTGGCTGCACCGGTAACCGCGTCGCCACCGGCAAAAACACCTTCACGCGTGGTTTGTCCACTCTCGTCGGCGATGAGGCACTGCCACTTATTGGAGTCTAGACCAGGCGTGGTGGCTGAAATTAGCGGATTTGGTGAGGTGCCTAACGACATTATTACCTCGTCAATCGCCATGTCGAACTCCGATCCTGCGATTTCGATTGGGCTCCTTCTACCGGAGGCATCGGGTTTTCCAAGCTCCATTTTTAGGCAGCGAATGCCTCTAACCCAACCGTTATCATCGCCTAAAATTTCAACGGGATTGGTGAGCATATGAAAATGCAAGCCCTCCTCCTTAGCATGGTGAACCTCCTCAACTCTGGCGGGTAGCTCTTTCTCCGAACGGCGGTAGATGATGGATACATCGGCACCCAAGCGGATAGCTGTTCGGGCAGCGTCCATGGCAACGTTTCCTCCGCCAACCACGGCTACTCGTTTGCCTACGTAAATAGGCGTATCGTAGGTGGGGTCGAAGGCTTTCATCAGGTTGTTACGGGTAAGAAACTCGTTGGCCGAAACAACGCCGTTGAGATTTTCTCCAGGAATGTGCATGAACTTGGGTAGTCCGGCACCGGAGCCAACAAACACGGCATCGAAACCTTCCTGCTCAAATATTTCGTCGATGGTAATGGTGCGACCAACCACCACGTCGGTTTCAATCTCAACGCCCAGCTTGCGAACGTTGTTTATTTCGTGCTCAACCACCCTCTCCTTGGGCAGACGAAATTCGGGAATACCATACTCCAGAACTCCTCCAGCCTGATGTAGGGCTTCAAATATTTTTACGTAGTAGCCCATTTTGGCCAAGTCGGTGGCACATGATAAACCGGCAGGACCGCTACCAATAATGGCAACTCTTTTTCCATTCGAAGGGGCAACCTCGGAAAAGGATACGTTGTTTTCGCGGCTCCAGTCGGCCACAAAGCGTTCCAACTTCCCAATGGATACCGGTTCGCCTTTAACACCCAGAATGCAGGAGCCTTCGCACTGGCTCTCCTGTGGGCAAACCCTACCGCAAACGGCGGGAAGGCTGCTGTCTTCTGCAATGGTTCCAACTGCGAGGGCAAAGTCTCCCTCCTTCACATGCTTGATAAAATCGGGAATCTTAACTGAAACTGGACAGGCATCTACACAGCGTGGTTTTTTGCACTGTATGCAGCGTGTGGCCTCCAGCATGGCTTCCTCGGCATTGTAACCGAAGCAAACCTCTTCGAAGTT
The DNA window shown above is from Williamwhitmania sp. and carries:
- a CDS encoding DUF6263 family protein, whose amino-acid sequence is MKKLFAITLGLLFAVSLFAQPSAKINLALNLEVGKTYTLNQKSTQDISQLIMGTEQNIKTEISGVNTFLVKAMSDSGYTVELRFKKMLFKMTSAMINMEFNSEKPVGEDDMFGQVMLSFVKNPYTMVLSKTGEVLAVNGVDEAIDKTVNDLDVPDMSKMQIKASVKNSFGSETLKSSFEIIMRCYPEQPVAVGDTWENTVDLKMLGRTIKNNSWTLKAIDDGEATVLGNAKMEAATSDKPIVINGMNARANLTGTEQSTFKLDVNTGWITTATSTSTYEGTLVIEKNAQLPNDLEIPMKFTTINNFTATE
- the gltA gene encoding NADPH-dependent glutamate synthase encodes the protein MSNKIPRVPVREQDPNIRKTNFEEVCFGYNAEEAMLEATRCIQCKKPRCVDACPVSVKIPDFIKHVKEGDFALAVGTIAEDSSLPAVCGRVCPQESQCEGSCILGVKGEPVSIGKLERFVADWSRENNVSFSEVAPSNGKRVAIIGSGPAGLSCATDLAKMGYYVKIFEALHQAGGVLEYGIPEFRLPKERVVEHEINNVRKLGVEIETDVVVGRTITIDEIFEQEGFDAVFVGSGAGLPKFMHIPGENLNGVVSANEFLTRNNLMKAFDPTYDTPIYVGKRVAVVGGGNVAMDAARTAIRLGADVSIIYRRSEKELPARVEEVHHAKEEGLHFHMLTNPVEILGDDNGWVRGIRCLKMELGKPDASGRRSPIEIAGSEFDMAIDEVIMSLGTSPNPLISATTPGLDSNKWQCLIADESGQTTREGVFAGGDAVTGAATVILAMGAGRTAAKAIDEYLKKKIKEVRRSQRS